From a single Daphnia pulex isolate KAP4 chromosome 2, ASM2113471v1 genomic region:
- the LOC124203014 gene encoding vegetative cell wall protein gp1-like, with amino-acid sequence MTVRHSNIGYIEGDEDTSPDRGRRRERTIAERIARSASRSEQQPAAAAAAHKVRRGSLLAAAAVAIPAPRRVPPNPPQPAAAAVAIPAPGIVPPNPPQPAAVAILAPGRVPPNPPQPAASAISIPAPGIVPPNPPQPAASAVAIPAPGIVPPNSPQPAAVAIPAPGRVPPNPPQPAAAAAAIPAVGRGQDIHRPAAAATPLVRRDQHVQPHMLVLQHLFDFVTGALRSGATIRTFETVSGYRTTYAIQGDAFVATYDSVNNYVADNKREAGSPTPTASLPSFTPFAGRPLGVFY; translated from the coding sequence ATGACTGTACGTCACTCCAACATTGGATATATTGAAGGGGATGAGGACACATCGCCGGATCGAGgccgaagaagagaaagaacaaTTGCTGAGAGAATTGCCCGATCCGCTAGCAGGAGTGAACAGCAACCggctgccgctgctgcagcTCATAAAGTTCGTCGCGGCAGTCtactagctgctgctgctgttgccattCCGGCACCCAGACGTGTCCCTCCAAATCCGCCGCaaccagctgctgctgctgttgccattCCGGCACCCGGAATAGTCCCACCAAATCCGCCGCAACCAGCTGCTGTTGCCATTCTGGCACCCGGACGTGTCCCTCCAAATCCGCCGCAACCAGCTGCTTCTGCTATTTCCATTCCGGCACCCGGAATAGTCCCTCCAAATCCGCCGCAACCAGCTGCTTCTGCTGTTGCCATTCCGGCACCCGGAATAGTCCCACCAAATTCGCCGCAACCAGCTGCTGTTGCCATTCCGGCACCCGGACGTGTCCCTCCAAATCCGCCGCAACCAGCTGCTGCAGCCGCCGCCATTCCCGCTGTAGGCCGTGGCCAAGACATCCATCGACCAGCAGCTGCAGCCACTCCTCTGGTGCGCCGGGACCAACATGTACAGCCACACATGTTGGTCCTTCAACACTTATTTGATTTCGTGACTGGTGCCCTAAGGTCGGGGGCGACAATTCGGACCTTTGAGACGGTATCGGGTTATAGGACAACCTATGCCATACAAGGTGACGCATTTGTTGCTACCTACGACTCCGTCAACAACTACGTGGCAGACAACAAGCGCGAGGCGGGCAGCCCCACCCCTACAGCATCCCTACCGAGTTTCACACCTTTTGCTGGTAGACCCTTGGGGGTTTTCTACTGA